The region GGTCCTGTTATATTCatctttcatttattaatagACATAAAGGCATTAGACATTAGGCACTGATGGTGTGTTAAAGGTAATTTCAAAATAGATTTGCGTCAACATTACGAGAGTGATTTGTTGGATTatacagaagagagagagagagagagagagagagagagagagagagagtaaaaatcTATTAGCAGAAGTGAAGGTTAAAAAAACAAGGATTAAAAACTCTCAACTGGGAATTAAATCTATTAAAATATCATCAATCACTACTTATCCCAATAATCCCCCAGTCTCTCTTCCGCCGCCCTTAACAAAATAACAGTTATAGATTATGGACCCACTTTAAGCTCCTATTCAGAGCTGTTAATCCTGCCTATTGTTAAagatacacaataaaacaaaaaataaacaatgaaaaataaccAGATTTTGGGACCgagaaataaatgtaaacaaatctgCAACCCTTCAACCCTCagtggaaatacaaaataagGTTTTGTTTAACTGCTTCATAAGGCTTGTGCTTTTGGTGTATGCATCAATCACTAAGTTGAATAAATAGGTTATATAACTAATTTATATaactataatttttaaaataagcacCCACAATAATATCCTGCTGGTGTACAGTTAGAGACTAAAGCCTATCTGCTGATGTGTTAGTCCAGTCTGCCAATGGACCAATAGTATCTGGACAAGTGTGGGCCTGTGGTCAAACACTGACTGGTTTGGTGAACAGGCAGCCTGTACACATACACCTATCAGCTGTAGCATTAAGATCACCTGCttctttctacactcactgtccatactctcggctccactgccacagcagtgctgctagagtttgtaaatccctcagtgtgcaccagccaaaaatattcagccaacagGATTGTGTGGGTGAATGATGCTGTGTCCtatgatgaaggactaaagatgaccaacacaaattgtgcagtagcagatgagctactgtctcagaCTTTACAATGCTCAGCATCCATAGCTAAGCTGACATTGATCAaggcacactgtgtgtgtgtgtgtgtgtgtgtgtgtgtgtgtgtatgttcactacAGCAGACGGGTTACctgcaaagatttttttttactgttctgcaataacagacaaacaaacaatgtgtgtgtttcttgaaAACGTGGccagtaaatgtaaaatatataacgTAAATTCTAAGTGCTTAATATTGCCAGAGAGTGGAGGAACAATAtgcttctaataaagtggccagtgtgtggaagatAAGATAGCTAAAATGGCcaaatttgtttataataaagtAGCCACTGGGTGTCTAAATCagagtttctgataaagtggccatttaTTTCTGAAAGTAATATCAGGACAACATTAAAATTGACCACCTTCCAGATAGCCATATGTTTCAGTGGGTTGGGCCTGTTTAGGGCCACAAAGAAGATTGTTGTTGTTAGCATGTTAGCGGCTTTAAGATGGGACCAAATTAGCCATGTTTGTCGGATGTTTTGCAACATCTGTCTCCCTGTGggcggtgtgtgtgagggaaggGAATTGTGTGCAGAGGAGGGATTGACTGCAGTAAAAGCTGTGTGTGGTGATGTTTGTGATAATAATGAGGAGAAACGAAGGGACGTGCTGCTAATTTCTAAGTAGCTTAAAAGCTCAGAGAAGCTCAAACACATGGATTCTCCCTGCTGCCCACTGGCAGTTTGGTCtgccttaaaaaacaaaaagctcaTTTGATTTGGCAGTGGCCTGCTGATGAAATGGATGGGCAGTCGGGAAACTTGCCAAGGACACATGTATCATCATAGCAATGGAGAAATTTAAATGCACATGTTATAATAAAACTAATGTCAACCTTCCACCAAATGAATTTTCAAGCAAGTTCACAGTTTAGACACATTTTCAAACGCAGAATAAAATGATAGGGGTTTTTCTAGAGCTGTGGCCCAGTCATCTCAATTGTTTGGTGTATGGTGGTGGGTAGctgttttaaaggaatactaagtaatatttttacattaaaattacagcttcccgcctgtattcccgccttacgcccaatgattcgaggtaggctctggacccaccgcgaccctgaactggataagcggttacagataatgaatgaatgaatgaatgaatgaatgacctgtaataaggagaatagaggctctgtgaacccacaaccccaagtccctggagctgtgtgacagtgaaagtacactactgtaaaaatgaactGCACCTGGCGGAACCCcatgagtgattttttttacttagtgttcctttaaaaaaataataaaagaggaGGGGTGAGGGAGGACCGTTAGTTTCCTACCCTTTTCCCAAAAAATAcattgggctcagcactgcagaaacagcactgagGAACAACAACAGAAGCTTTGTTGGTACTCCCATTTACATTTGGCCTCAGGGTCTACACTTTGACTGTTACACTGATGATATTCAAATCTATGTGAGCACCTTCTAGTTGAACACCCCATCTctggtacactgtaaaaaatgactGTGAAATTAACAGTGAAATGATGTAAAGTCATGacaaaaaaacattgtaaagtGGAAAACAAGGATGCAGTGTATAATTGACAGTAATATGTAGTAAAATGATTAAGCAAACAAAACTGTTAATTTTActataaatatatgttaaaaCAATCCCAAACTTATGTTGAATTTACAGTTTACTGtagtttaaactgagaaaaaTTGCAATAAtgtatacaataaaatacagtaaaaattacagcatggtggtgttaaaataatacttttcataggtagattttattttatacagaaaAAATCTGTAACATTTTACAGATTTATTGTGTTAATTTTCAGGTTGTACAAAAACATTGATTTACACTGatctgccataacattaaagccataacattaatttttttttctgcttcctttcaccctgttcttcaatgctcaggaccatAACAGAGCAGGTGGATCATAGCAGTacagtgtggtggtggtggtgtcttaatgTGGATCAGAAAAAGCAGTGATGCTAGcatagtccaccaaccacaaATAACCAGCCAAAAGCATCCTACAGGCAGTAATGAATTGACTGCAGGACAGCCAACACAAACCAAGGAGCAAGATAATTACtatctctgattttacatttaGAAGGTGGCCAGACAAGGTAGgcatgtctaacagagtggacacagtgtttaaaaactccagcagcactgctgtgtctgatccacttgtaccagcaacacacagtaacacaccaccagtgtcactgcagcgttgagaatgatccaccacccaagtcaTGTTCTGATTGGGTtctgaacatttaaaaagtggGTGGAGgtatgcaaagcaacaaacAGACTACAGTgtaaatttacaaaatacatattttcaaTGGAAATGATCAAGTGGACAAAAAGTGTACAAACAAAAGCAGGTGGCTTTAATGTGTttagctaaataaataaaaataatataattacagaTTTAATTAGGTCCATAAATATTAGGACTTCACcagtataaaacacatttccttCCTGTTAGACCACTGcaaatttattttgaatttaattCTTATTTTGAGAGTAATTACAAATATTATGATTGTAATTGCCTTCATTTGATCTTAGTCTTCAAAACGGACAGTTACTGATCATCTGCTCCTGTATATTATTTTGCATCACCTGTGCATTGTGATTTGTAAAGTATGAGatttgtattgttattattacagaatattaaattttgtttatgatctatatgatatatatgttataaaagtaattataatgatttttttaCTTAAAGTTTACATTCCCGCGAAAAAAAACGTCTGTTTGGATTTCAAACAAGAAGAACTCCCTCTCTTCAAATCACTGTGCCGTAGTGTTTGTTGCTGTTCTTTCATTGGATTACTAGTTATCGCGTAACAAGTAAATCTCGCGGGATAATTAAACTCGGCGAAGTTCACCCGTCGTTGCTGAAAGCGCGCCCATTTCGTCAGTGAGtggagtgtgaatgtgttgacATTGTGAATCACGGTATGTTGCACTGGTAGACGAATAGTTCACTTATTCTGACTTCTGTTGGTTTGACCGTTTGTTCTCAGAAAGGTACTAGCGAATATTTGATGAACCAGtgtttaattttcattcataaAAATCCAACCGTTACGCAAGAAAGAAACTATAAAACGGGGGGTTATTGTTATCACTAGTTTGCTAAAATGATTACCTGCCGTTTTTGTAGCAAATCACTTGATTCTTTAAGGGGGTATGTGTTGCATTGTAGAATTCATAGGAACGAACCTCATTGTTTTTTCAAATGTGTTGGCGCTGACTGCAAGCGGACATTTTGTACTTACGCAGCTTTTAAAGGTCATTACTATCGGGTTCACCATGTGCTTGCACCCCCTGTTACTGCTAAAGCCGTTGTCACGGAttttaaatgtgcaatttcGCTGTGTCAGCgccaatttcacacagtaaGAGAACTTGTATCCCACTTAAAAGAGCATATAGTTGAGGGGCGATATGTGACATGTCCAATAACAGGTTGTAAAACTACGTTCGCAGTGAAATCATCATTCACTGCTCATATGTCCAGGAAACATAGAGCATGTTCAGTGGATAACATAAGTGACATGTACAAGGAAACTATTTCTCAGTCTTCTGCTGCCTTTGCATACGAAGATGCTTCCCAGAGCTTACATGATGCAACAAAAGAAACCATTGAAATACCACCAAATTTTAAAGAGTCCTTTCTTAAGAATATGTGTTTATTATACCTAAAATTGCAAGGGCTGCTTCTTCTTCCTGCTTCAGCAATACAAACAATTGTTGAAGAGATGCAAAATGTACACGAGTTAGGACAGGATTACACTTTAAGTAAAATACattcacttttaaaaaatgacatgtGTCTACCAGATGATGTTATTGCTaaaatttgtgagtgtgtgaaagaaactgatctgttttctttctgtcaTCAGGGACCACTGAGAACAACATATTCAAGAGCTCAAGCATTCAAAACTTTGTTCAAATACATAGAGCCTAACAAAGTAACATTAGGAAATGATGAAAATATGACACAAAAATTTGCTTATTACATACCTGTGAAACAAACATTGAGTAGCTTATTAGAGTCAGATTTATGGAGTATTTCAATGTCACAACAATCTTTTGAAACAGACACAGATGCTTTTGGTGACATAAGTGATGGACAGAACTTCAAGTCCAATCAGTTTTTCATTGAAAATCCAAGATGTCTGAAGCTAATTCTGTATCAGGATGCTTTTGAAATTGTCAATCCCCTTGGCTCAGCTAAGAAAAAGCACAAAGTTGTTGCAGTATATCTTTCTGTTGCAAATTTACCTGTTCATGTGCGATCCAATACTGATCATATGTTTCTTGTTCTGTTGTGTGGAGAGAATGACCTTAAACAATTTGGATATTCTAAGGTTTTCTCCGAGATGTTGGTGGATTTAAAAGATTTAGAGGAAAATGGAATCAATGTAGGGGGTGAAACAGTCAAAGGGGCTCTGTATTGTATTGCTGGTGATAATTTGGGTTCACACAGCATTGGTGGGTTTACTGAAAATTTTAGTCGGTCGCAGTATTTTTGCAGGTATTGTGAAATCACACGGAATGAGTTTCAGAGTGATGATCCAAATATATGTGGTCCACAGCGCACCCCTGAGAGTTACAATTCTGCTGTTGGTCAGCTACAAGTGGAAGACAGACAAGACACCAAAAGCATAAAGGTAAAAGCTGTTTTCAGTGATCTGACATCTTTTCACGTTTGCCAGCCTGGACTCCCCCCTTGTTTAGGCCATGACATATTTGAGGGTGTCTTAGCCTATGACATTGCACTGTACTTGAAATATttcataaagaaaaagaaatggctTACATATTCTCTTTTGAACCGGCGTATCAAGCAGTTCAAGTACAAAGGACCTGATGCTCtcacaaagccatgtgctgtcAACTCTGAGCTGTCCAAGCTTTCAGGTCAAGCCATTCAGAActggaattttttaaggttGCTCCCTGTATTGATTGGTGACAAAATACAAAATCCTGAAGATGATATTTGGCAGTTAACCCTCCAGCTTAAAGATATTGTTGATATGATTTGTGCACAAAAGATTTCATTGTCACAGGTAGCCTACCTTGACATTATTATCCAGGAGTATTTGGAATCAAGAAAGTGTTTATTCCCCGAGAACACGCTAAAACCAAAACACCATTTCTTGCGGCACTATCCAGCCCTAATTTTAAAATTTGGCCCCTTGATCAGGTTGTGGACCATGCGTTTTGAAAGCAAACACAGCTACTTCAAGAGATGCGCCAGACATttgaaaaactttaaaaacatcTGCCTAACTTTATCTGAAAGACATCAGATGTTCCAGGCATATCTTTCAGCTGGGCCAGGGTGCAGTCCACTTTTGCAAGTCAAAGACAGTTGTACTTTTTACCCCAGCCTGTACAGTGATGCCATTAAACATGCAGTGAAGGATTTTGTCTTTTCAGAAAAAGACACTAGTGTTTCCACAGACATACAGTATAAAGGTACTTCATATAAAAAAGGGCATTTCCTTGTGGTAAATAATGAAGAGTCCATGGAGTTTGGAGAGcttcttattattttaattcaaaatgaTTCAGTTGTGTATTTTGTGACAGATGTACATAAAGCTGACTATCTTTCTGAATACCATCTGTACTCAGTGACAAAAGGGAATTCAAGGTTGCAATGTCTTAACATTAATGACTTGGTAGATTTTTATCCATTAACATCATATATTGTTAGTAATAACCAAGTAATTCCCCTGAAACACAGTGTGCTGTCTAAATAAACATTACTTTATCCACTGTGGTTTAGCAGTCATAGAAATTTggcatgcgttctttaaaaaaaattgataaaACACAATttggaaaaatacaaaaatgactgcagtttCTTCATTTTAGATGCAGAGAAATTATAAGTCCTCACTGACATATACTCAGAGTAGACATTTCTCTTGTTGTGTCAGTtgaccaattttttttttaatgatatctTTCATTTCTAATATTGAAAACGGGTGTCTTTCTTCCTTGAATCTAAAGATGACTGATGCAGAGCAATCATTACTGCGCACTGCCATTTCTGAGGTGTTACCTGACCTTCCAGAGGTGACAAAAGATATCCTAGAGGAGACCTTACAATCCCTTGGGGTGGAGACATATTGTGACTTTCAGTTTATCACGGAAGCTGATTTGCTGTCAGCGCTGAGGCCAGTTCAAGCCCGTAAAGTTGTTGCTGCTTGGAAGCTGAGATATTCAGGTATGGCAGTAGAGAATGCAGCCACTGCTCAAAGTGGCCTGCATTGAAAAATCAATTATAAGCAGTAAAAGACTTAGAAACGTTCATATTGTGTTCTtgatatgtttgtgtatgtttttgcagGCCAGACTCCTGAAACCAGCAACTCACCTGTTGGTGCCTCACTGAGCACACACGGATTCTTCCAGTGTGTTTCACCTAGAAGTTCATCCTCAGCCTCTTCCAACAGCTGCCCAAGCCCTGATATAGACTGGGTGGATACTTTCATGATTCCATGGGAGAAGTTCCCAGAGGACCTAATGCAGTCATTAGAGAGAGGAAAACGACCAAGTCCACGAATGAGAAGAGAAATGGTCCGGATTGTAGTTTGTGAGATGATGCGAAAAAGTTCTTGTGTAAGTAAAAGGAATACTACTCAAGTTGCCAAAAAGATGGTGGCAAAATATCCAAATTCTCTGCAAGACATAATAGAGGGAGATGTGATTGGCTCAGGGTATCACTCTCTAGTCAAACAATTACAAAATAGGATAGAAAATGTGAAGAGATCAACAACCCCAAAAATGAGAAAACGAAAGAAATGCACTgaggactcagacacagatgaaGTGCCTCCAGAACGCAGAGCAGCAATCCAGGACACATATGGGTGCATAAACTGGGATTTAAAATTCCTGCCCCTTGGAGAGACACCTGAGAGccaggaagaaaagaaagaaaaactgaagATGATGTCTCAGCAAACTGAAGTAAATCCAGAGGAGGTCAAACTAATTATGAAGGTCACTTTCTACACGCAGCGTAAACAAATCAACCAGGggaaagatataaaatatctaCTGGAGGAATGGCCATTTTTGTTCAGTGAGCTTGGCATGGTGGTTCACTTCAAGGAGCTCACTGGAATTGGACTTAAAGAGACTTTCACACGAAATGTGGATATGAAGGGGAAACGGCTTCTGAACTACATGAAGACTGTTTGTGtcaacaagaacaaaaagttcCTACAGGCTGTGTTAAAGCATAAAACAACAGTGGGAGAGGTGAGTGGATGCT is a window of Hoplias malabaricus isolate fHopMal1 chromosome 1, fHopMal1.hap1, whole genome shotgun sequence DNA encoding:
- the LOC136697364 gene encoding uncharacterized protein, with translation MTDAEQSLLRTAISEVLPDLPEVTKDILEETLQSLGVETYCDFQFITEADLLSALRPVQARKVVAAWKLRYSGQTPETSNSPVGASLSTHGFFQCVSPRSSSSASSNSCPSPDIDWVDTFMIPWEKFPEDLMQSLERGKRPSPRMRREMVRIVVCEMMRKSSCVSKRNTTQVAKKMVAKYPNSLQDIIEGDVIGSGYHSLVKQLQNRIENVKRSTTPKMRKRKKCTEDSDTDEVPPERRAAIQDTYGCINWDLKFLPLGETPESQEEKKEKLKMMSQQTEVNPEEVKLIMKVTFYTQRKQINQGKDIKYLLEEWPFLFSELGMVVHFKELTGIGLKETFTRNVDMKGKRLLNYMKTVCVNKNKKFLQAVLKHKTTVGEVSGCSEDIKEMVLLLLSYFDEKEDVMFCYVEDTCLAGEVQMDQVPLTPTIVVCGQSCYSTRRFMLNVDRSIVQDKVTSFVSALCMMFGSYYCFNIHYPSDLASTLEFLQRCFFSINPEIGTKVEKTNTSRLHVNPRVLTLIQELSDHEWLDV